In Fusarium pseudograminearum CS3096 chromosome 1, whole genome shotgun sequence, one genomic interval encodes:
- the aurR2 gene encoding aurR2 — translation MTEAKITRGHSCVPCQHRKIRCNGQTPCAYCIRTGKECVRMRVSPSHSRNARLNHRRLTAAQAESPSGDGQVIVSGDQRRYVEDNKLWKSLGDEMQGKDVSPDPERPPLRTRTDTPSTEVNLIFSHQRPTSTSVEYPSAVHSFQLWQVFISNVHPLTKILHGPTVQKDILETFSEPTLTPGPTEALIFAIYLVAVVSLTDTECRSRFGEPRKDLLARYCHATEVALSKADFLRSTDLRVLQAFTLHLLSLRHICDHDILWLLTGLATRMGQRMGLHRESSLKDLPPFEAELRRRVWWQIVILDGRASQLTGASMNPNMQLYGDTRQPINLSDADLVPSASTIPQPSPITTDMLFCKVRIEIGVWMIQQKCLLGSESESSAAGKAKFFKAIDELERHIEEKYLANMDKELPLNLLTAYLARSAVCQLRLSVYHPIHRPERASDLSAEQIDMLLENSLEVIRYDILSHSTPALQCYLWHIANFFPFETFVLLISTLSGRPAGQVVDTAWEVIDQVYEHHPSFVSDTGDPLYWALGNITLKAWDQRVTSARTRGIPVPRELPCIANLVHARATMARASSQQPSTTDVSGPATPQSLLLAQEAPIDYLGGPGTTNELVSQTDLGMATGEELLGMMKGVDVDWDFWQQLLDGNGHDARARDDQETFYFSSFINKA, via the exons atgacagAGGCAAAGATCACCAGGGGACACTCGTGCGTTCCGTGCCAGCATCGAAAGATTAGATGCAATGGCCAGACTCCATGTGCATATTGTATCAGAACGGGCAAAGAATGCGTGCGTATGCGTGTATCGCCTTCGCACTCACGCAATGCTCGCTTAAATCACCGCCGCCTTACAGCTGCCCAGGCGGAGAGTCCCAGTGGTGATGGACAGGTCATCGTCAGTGGAGATCAGCGTCGTTATGTCGAAGA CAATAAATTATGGAAGTCACTGGGCGATGAG ATGCAAGGCAAAGATGTCAGCCCAGATCCAGAGCGTCCACCTCTGCGAACAAGGACCGACACGCCATCAACCGAAGTAAACCTCATATTCAGCCATCAAAGGCCAACATCTACTTCGGTAGAATACCCGTCAGCTGTGCATTCATTTCAGCTATGGCAAGTCTTTATCAGCAACGTCCATCCTCTGACCAAGATTCTGCATGGTCCGACTGTTCAGAAAGACATCCTGGAGACCTTTTCTGAGCCGACATTAACCCCCGGCCCTACAGAGGCCCTCATATTTGCCATTTACCTCGTTGCTGTCGTCTCTTTGACAGACACCGAGTGTCGTAGCAGGTTTGGCGAGCCTAGAAAGGACCTGCTGGCTCGATACTGCCACGCAACCGAAGTAGCTTTGAGCAAAGCCGATTTCCTGAGGTCTACAGATCTGAGGGTGCTTCAGGCCTTTACTCTCCATCTG CTTTCACTCCGTCACATCTGTGACCATGACATTCTATGGCTCCTAACAGGTCTCGCGACACGCATGGGCCAAAGAATGGGCCTCCATCGCGAAAGCTCACTCAAAGATCTACCCCCATTTGAAGCTGAACTACGACGTCGAGTCTGGTGGCAGATCGTGATCCTTGATGGCAGGGCTTCGCAACTGACCGGTGCATCCATGAACCCAAACATGCAACTCTATGGAGATACCCGACAACCAATCAATCTCAGTGACGCTGACCTTGTGCCATCAGCAAGCACAATACCGCAGCCGTCACCCATCACTACAGATATGCTATTTTGCAAAGTCCGCATTGAAATTGGTGTGTGGATGATTCAGCAAAAGTGCCTACTCGGTTCTGAATCTGAATCGTCGGCTGCGGGCAAAGCAAAGTTTTTCAAAGctattgatgagcttgagcgTCATATTGAGGAAAAATATCTTGCCAATATGGACAAGGAACTTCCACTCAACCTTTTGACGGCATATCTAGCTAGATCTGCTGTTTGCCAGCTACGACTCTCGGTTTACCATCCCATTCATCGTCCAGAGAGGGCCTCGGATTTGAGTGCTGAACAAATCGATATGCTGCTTGAAAACAGTCTGGAAGTGATACGTTATGACATTCTATCGCATTCGACTCCTGCTCTGCAATGCTACTTGTGGCACATTGCCAATTTCTTCCCATTTGAGACATTTGTTCTTCTGATTAGCACTTTGTCTGGTCGACCGGCAGGTCAGGTTGTTGACACGGCATGGGAAGTGATCGACCAAGTGTACGAGCACCACCCATCTTTCGTCTCAGATACAGGTGACCCTCTATACTGGGCTCTGGGAAATATCACCCTTAAAGCCTGGGATCAGAGGGTCACAAGTGCCAGGACGCGAGGAATTCCTGTTCCTCGCGAGCTACCTTGCATAGCCAACCTTGTCCATGCACGAGCTACAATGGCCAGGgcatcatcacaacagcCTTCGACCACGGACGTCTCTGGACCAGCCACACCTCAAAGTTTACTCCTTGCACAGGAAGCGCCAATTGACTATCTTGGTGGTCCAGGAACGACAAATGAGCTTGTCTCACAGACGGACTTGGGTATGGCAACTGGGGAGGAACTTCTGGGTATGATGAAGGGCGTTGATGTAGACTGGGACTTTTGGCAGCAATTGCTGGATGGGAATGGACATGATGCACGGGCAAGAGATGATCAGGAAACGTTTTACTTTTCGTCGTTCATAAACAAAGCCTAA
- the aurO gene encoding aurO: MSSFAAAPYRHVMMPFSPAQDAQAHGNSALTKLTDAIPDLKVYTRSSPHYESLRGVYNKLITAQPLAICRPTSVAQVQAIVKTVSGLDIPLGVRGGGHDVFGRGCIADSVTIDMRELDTQELSQDKKTVKVGGGITSKNLVGFLGSHNLCTSNGFAGEAGWTSWASWGGYGPLGDYVGLGVDNIVGAKIVTASGDVVDAKGDSELLWALRGGGGNFGVIAETDVRVYPMSTIQAGFIVYPWPETADVLLRLQALLDSGVPDKLCLQAGFTKGEWGLGMAITYIWPEAETIGPESEEWLQKLKGLGTCIVDTVGETTFEAFQGSISSAISNPVNVTSRHISISKFTNDTLQQLIGACESMPAEADCSITCTILHGKAAQANALSAFGTRRPHIMFHINAVTEEAAHEHVAIAWADRLVDGVEATGDSIGSTYVSFMESDKDPKGCYGENWERLKAVKKEVDPDDVFRFVHGRIPAA; encoded by the exons ATgtcttcttttgctgctgcGCCGTATCGGCACGTCATGATGCCATTCAGCCCAGCCCAGGATGCCCAGGCTCACGGCAACTCGGCACTTACTAAGCTGACGGATGCTATTCCGGACCTCAAGGTCTACACACGCTCATCGCCTCACTACGAGTCCCTTCGCGGGGTCTACAATAAGCTCATCACGGCTCAACCCCTTGCCATCTGTCGGCCCACTTCGGTCGCTCAAGTCCAGGCCATTGTTAAGACTGTCTCGGGGTTGGATATCCCACTCGGAGTCCGCGGAGGCGGCCATGATGTTTTTGGTCGCGGTTGCATTGCCGACTCTGTCACCATCGACATGAGAGAGCTGGACACCCAGGAGCTCTCCCAAGATAAGAAGACAGTCAAAGTCGGCGGTGGTATCACGAGCAAAAACCTCGttggcttcttggggtcGCACAATCTTTGCACCTCGAATGGCTTCGCGGGTGAAGCTGGATGGACGTCGTGGGCGTCGTGGGGAGGGTACGGCCCGCTGGGGGACTATGTTGGTCTAGGCGTAGATAACATTGTTGGGGCCAAGATCGTCACGGCTAGCGGCGATGTTGTCGACGCCAAGGGGGACTCTGAGCTGCTGTGGGCGCTACGTGGTGGAGGTGGTAACTTCGGAGTGATTGCCGAGACTGACGTGCGGGTTTATCCCATGTCCACTATCCAGGCTGGCTTTATCGTGTACCCTTGGCCAGAAACTGCCGACGTGTTGCTTCGTTTGCAGGCCCTTCTAGACTCTGGGGTCCCCGACAAACTTTGTTTACAGGCAGGGTTTACCAAGGGCGAATGGGGTCTTGGGATGGCCATAACCTACATCTGGCCTGAAGCCGAGACGATTGGACCTGAGAGCGAGGAGTGGCTACAGAAGCTGAAAGGTCTCGGCACGTGCATCGTCGATACGGTTGGAGAGA CGACCTTTGAGGCTTTTCAGGGCAGCATTTCCAGCGCTATCAGCAACCCTGTCAACGTGACATCTCGGCATATCAGTATCTCCAAGTTCACCAACGACACCCTCCAGCAGCTGATCGGCGCTTGCGAGTCGATGCCTGCTGAGGCTGATTGCTCCATCACATGCACGATCCTCCACGGAAAGGCGGCGCAGGCAAATGCCTTATCTGCCTTCGGCACCCGACGGCCGCACATCATGTTTCATATCAACGCCGTCACCGAGGAAGCGGCGCATGAACATGTCGCTATCGCATGGGCCGACCGCTTGGTTGATGGTGTGGAAGCGACGGGCGATAGTATTGGGTCCACATATGTCAGTTTCATGGAGTCGgacaaggaccccaaggGTTGTTACGGGGAGAATTGGGAGCGgctcaaggctgtcaagaaggaggttgaccCAGACGATGTTTTTAGATTCGTGCATGGTCGCATCCCGGCTGCTTGA
- the aurR1 gene encoding aurR1, whose amino-acid sequence MSSTDPLLRRVENYRESCDNCAKSKVRCGKEQPWCQRCERRGQVCSYSPSQRSRKRTLDTAHPESDQRNGTPPFTSISSASSVAAVSTGFSSMLSQADSWGTCPDLVELLTSGSSSESLTPDNNHLVWLSDMESIAGDSNISKSMERMDAFPYPKSIASSAAGVVNGSGAGADSTGHRSTCPLQDKQHCEADLISALAKPDLPSLSCWGNPKASQNLGTILTASRATLKCVTTAMSCTCTPNDNVALLATAVLLRILSWYHIVLKNCNGPNDASAATIDDHTSPTPSNDGKDTERSVPRDTNVPRDGSEPSSLIMPPMTIGAYELDSENRERMIGHIMLSELGKMGNLLSDFSKKFCDPQSTMLGNDNRSQLFLALEMLIRNKHMATVLDVRKKLEVK is encoded by the coding sequence ATGAGTTCCACAGACCCCCTCCTCCGCAGGGTAGAGAACTACCGCGAAAGTTGCGACAACTGTGCCAAGTCAAAAGTTCGCTGCGGCAAGGAACAGCCTTGGTGTCAGAGATGCGAGCGACGTGGCCAGGTCTGTAGCTACAGCCCTTCTCAGCGGTCGAGAAAGAGGACACTCGACACTGCACACCCTGAAAGCGACCAACGGAATGGCACTCCGCCATTTACTTCCATCAGCAGTGCGTCATCTGTAGCTGCAGTGAGCACTGGCTTCAGTTCAATGCTTAGCCAAGCTGACAGCTGGGGCACCTGTCCCGACCTTGTCGAGCTGTTGACCAGTGGCAGTAGCTCTGAGTCTCTCACACCAGACAATAACCATCTGGTGTGGTTGTCAGATATGGAATCAATTGCTGGTGACAGCAATATCAGCAAGAGTATGGAAAGAATGGATGCCTTCCCATATCCAAAGAGCATCGCCTCATCGGCAGCAGGGGTGGTCAATGGCAGTGGAGCTGGTGCCGACAGCACGGGACATAGATCAACATGCCCactccaagacaagcaacaCTGCGAGGCTGATCTTATATCCGCACTGGCAAAACCCGACCTTCCTTCCCTGTCATGCTGGGGTAACCCCAAAGCGTCACAAAATCTCGGGACCATTCTGACAGCCAGCCGTGCAACACTCAAGTGTGTCACCACTGCCATGTCATGCACATGCACCCCGAATGACAACGTCGCATTGCTGGCCACAGCGGTGTTGTTGCGCATCTTATCCTGGTACCACATCGTGCTGAAAAACTGCAATGGTCCCAACGATGCCAGTGCGGCAACAATCGACGATCACACCAGCCCTACACCATCTAATGATGGGAAGGACACCGAGAGGTCAGTGCCACGGGACACAAATGTGCCACGAGACGGAAGTGAGCCGTCAAGTCTCATCATGCCGCCGATGACGATCGGAGCATATGAACTAGATTCTGAGAATAGAGAGCGCATGATTGGACACATCATGCTCAGCGAGCTCGGTAAGATGGGGAACTTGCTAAGTGATTTTTCAAAGAAGTTCTGTGACCCCCAGTCAACCATGCTGGGTAACGACAATAGGAGCCAGCTGTTTCTCGCTTTGGAAATGTTGATTCGGAATAAACACATGGCAACTGTCCTAGATGTACGAAAGAAACTCGAGGTCAAGTAG
- the aurT gene encoding aurT — protein MTDTTDMEKLDRATTPTPTPNEAPPTSEPSESKPEAAEDESKYPHGLKLAAIILSNMVAMFLVALDRTIIATAIPRITDDFNALGDISWYASAYLITSSATQLLWGRIFTFYPTKTVYLVAIFFFELGSLLCGVAPNSVAFIIGRAIAGAGSAGIYSGSTILITTVTPLSKRAGYVGMMGAVFGIASVIAPLIGGAFTDHVTWRWCFYINLPVGGAAVACLILLFPQFPVNEPVSIKQQIKQLDPWGNLVFLPGVICLILALQWGGEKYAWDSGRIVALLVLACVLLLVFIGIQIWQQENATVPPRLFKIRNVWLGTIFAFCLGSVLIVFLIALPIWFQGIRGTDAITSGIDTLPLVLSLVFGAIVSGGVINGVGWFNPVFFSSVIFMSVGGGLITTFVVDTPTRTWIGYQIILGLGIGQGMQLASLGTQVAVKQSDVPTGVSLMFFAQSLGGSVLVCVAQAVFNNELRSRLTSFDGIDVARIIGTGATQLRHVIPADRLAEVLVEYNAALRSYFYVGLAAACFAVLPSLGIEWKNVKGQEFVH, from the exons atgacAGACACCACAGACATGGAGAAGCTCGACAGAGCAACCACTCCAACTCCCACACCTAATGAAGCCCCCCCAACATCAGAACCCTCTGAATCCAAGCCTGAGGCAGCTGAGGATGAGTCCAAGTACCCCCACGGCCTCAAGCTGGCTGCCATCATCCTTTCCAACATGGTAGCCATGTTCCTCGTCGCCTTGGACCGCACAATCATCGCCACTGCTATCCCTCGCATCACCGATGACTTCAACGCCCTCGGTGATATCAGCTGGTACGCGAGCGCTTatctcatcaccagctctGCTACTCAGCTTCTTTGGGGGCGCATTTTTACTTTCTACCCAACCAAGACCGTCTACCTCGTtgccattttcttctttgaactTGGTTCCCTCCTCTGTGGCGTGGCACCCAACTCGGtcgccttcatcatcggacGTGCCATTGCTGGCGCAGGTTCTGCGGGCATCTACTCTGGCTCtaccatcctcatcaccaccgtcACGCCTCTGTCCAAACGTGCTGGATATGTGGGCATGATGGGGGCCGTCTTCGGCATTGCTTCGGTCATCGCGCCCTTGATCGGAGGAGCTTTCACTGATCACGTCACTTGGCGATGGTGCTTTTACATCAA TCTTCCTGTCGGAGGAGCAGCTGTCGCTTGCCttattcttctcttcccgCAGTTTCCCGTCAATGAACCTGTCTCCATCAAGCAACAGATCAAGCAGCTCGATCCATGGGGAaacctcgtcttcctccctGGAGTCATTTGTCTCATCCTTGCTCTTCAATGGGGTGGTGAGAAATACGCCTGGGACAGCGGCCGCATCGTCGCGCTTCTTGTACTGGCCTGcgtgcttctccttgtcttTATTGGCATCCAGATCTGGCAACAAGAGAACGCCACTGTCCCACCTCGTCTGTTCAAGATCCGAAATGTCTGGCTCGGCACAATCTTTGCTTTCTGCCTTGGATCTGTTCTCATTGTTTTCTTGATCGCATTGCCCATCTGGTTCCAAGGTATTCGAGGAACAGATGCCATCACCTCTGGTATCGACACACTCCCTCTTGTCCTGTCGCTTGTCTTTGGTGCCATCGTCTCTGGTGGTGTCATCAACGGCGTCGGCTGGTTCAACCccgtctttttctcttctgtAATTTTCATGTCAGTCGGTGGCGGTCTTATCACCACTTTTGTTGTCGACACACCAACCCGCACTTGGATCGGATATCAGATcatcctcggtctcggtaTCGGTCAGGGCATGCAGCTTGCCAGCTTGGGAACCCAAGTTGCCGTCAAGCAAAGTGATGTGCCTACGGGTGTGTCACTCATGTTCTTTGCCCAGTCCCTCGGCGGTTCAGTTCTCGTCTGTGTTGCCCAAGCCGTCTTCAACAATGAGCTGAGATCTCGTCTCACATCATTTGATGGGATTGATGTTGCGAGAATCATTGGCACCGGTGCTACCCAATTACGCCACGTTATTCCAGCTGATCGTCTTGCTGAGGTGCTTGTTGAGTACAACGCAGCGCTTCGCAGTTATTTCTACGTCGGTCTTGCGGCTGCTTGTTTTGCCGTTCTACCTTCATTAGGCATCGAGTGGAAGAATGTCAAGGGTCAGGAATTTGTACATTAA